Proteins from one Mercurialis annua linkage group LG7, ddMerAnnu1.2, whole genome shotgun sequence genomic window:
- the LOC126656560 gene encoding uncharacterized protein LOC126656560 yields MMRWQGSKFPSSLQPFEAKPVRCRVVSIAYDDENERRRKWKRVDRKVNCEVQVISWRERRIKAHITVHSHIQSLWDALTDYERLADYIPNLVCSGTIACPHPGRIWLEQRGLQRALYWHIEARVVLDLQEFPISPNHFQLHFCMVDGDFKKFEGRWSLQSGTAPATTVLSYEVNVIPRFNFPAILLERIIRSDLPLNLQALAYRAETNTSIPQQHLKPTYRPPATTTTTHFNTKWGIFGKVCRLDSPSMVDEVHLRRFDALLENGGVHRCVVATITVKAPVHQVWKVLTSYESLPEIVPNLAISKILSRENNQVQILQEGCKGLLYMVLHARVVLDLCEQHEQEISFKQVEGDFDSFQGKWLLEQLGSHHTLLKYTVDSKMHKESFLSEAIMEEVIYEDLPSNMCAIRDYIEKKEGRNLLEMESESCNDDINTKYRNETDKMNDSNKPKSVSQRARVPGLQRDIEVLKCEVMKFIAEHGQEGFMPMRKQLRAHGRVDIEKAITRMGGFRKIASLMNLGLAYKGRKPKGYWDNLENLQEEIRRFQQSWGMDPSYMPSRKSLERAGRYDIARALEKWGGLHQVSRLLALKLRHPNRRANVISPEEEDSIQRFGH; encoded by the exons ATGATGAGGTGGCAAGGCTCAAAGTTTCCATCATCGTTGCAGCCATTTGAAGCAAAGCCTGTAAGATGTAGAGTAGTGTCAATTGCGTACGATGACGAGAACGAGAGGAGAAGGAAATGGAAAAGAGTGGACAGAAAAGTGAACTGTGAAGTACAAGTAATATCATGGCGGGAACGAAGAATTAAAGCCCACATAACCGTCCATTCTCATATCCAATCTCTTTGGGACGCTCTTACCGACTACGAGCGTCTCGCTGATTATATTCCCAATCTCGTGTGCAGTGGCACCATCGCCTGCCCTCATCCTGGGCGGATATGGCTAGAGCAGAGGGGCCTGCAAAGGGCTCTTTACTGGCACATTGAGGCTCGTGTTGTGTTGGATCTCCAAGAATTTCCTATCTCCCCAAATCATTTCCAGCTCCACTTTTGTATGGTTGATGGGGACTTCAAGAAGTTTGAGGGGAGATGGTCGTTACAATCAGGCACAGCCCCTGCAACCACGGTCTTATCCTATGAAGTTAACGTGATCCCGAGGTTCAACTTTCCTGCTATTTTGTTGGAGAGGATTATCCGATCTGATCTTCCTTTGAATCTTCAAGCATTGGCTTATCGAGCTGAGACAAATACTTCGATTCCGCAACAGCATTTGAAACCAACTTATCGACCACCTGCAACTACTACTACTACTCACTTTAATACTAAGTGGGGCATCTTTGGAAAAGTTTGCAGGCTCGATAGTCCTTCCATGGTCGACGAAGTTCATCTCCGTAGATTTGACGCCCTTTTG GAAAATGGAGGGGTTCATCGCTGTGTTGTTGCCACCATTACTGTAAAGGCTCCTGTTCATCAAGTTTGGAAAGTCTTGACATCTTATGAGAGTCTTCCCGA GATAGTTCCAAATTTGGCGATTAGTAAGATTTTATCGCGAGAAAACAACCAAGTTCAAATACTTCAG GAAGGATGTAAGGGTCTATTGTATATGGTACTGCACGCACGTGTTGTTCTTGATTTATGCGAACAGCATGAACAAGAGATCAGTTTTAAGCAGGTCGAAGGGGACTTCGACTCCTTCCAGGGTAAATGGCTTCTGGAACAATTAGGAAGTCATCACACACTGCTAAAATACACTGTTGATTCAAAAATGCACAAGGAATCTTTTCTTTCAGAAGCTATCATGGAGGAG GTTATATATGAAGATCTCCCATCGAATATGTGTGCGATTCGGGATTACATTGAGAAAAAGGAAGGCAGGAACTTGTTGGAAATGGAATCAGAGTCATGCAATGATGACATCAATACAAAGTATAGGAATGAAACAGATAAGATGAACGATTCGAATAAGCCAAAGTCGGTGAGTCAAAGAGCAAGGGTTCCAGGTTTACAGAGGGACATTGAAGTTCTCAAGTGTGAAGTGATGAAATTTATAGCAGAACATGGGCAGGAAGGATTTATGCCGATGCGAAAGCAGCTTCGTGCGCATGGTAGAGTTGATATTGAGAAGGCAATAACACGCATGGGAGGATTCAGAAAGATTGCGTCGTTGATGAATCTTGGTCTTGCGTACAAGGGCCGCAAGCCAAAAGGCTACTGGGACAATCTTGAGAATTTACAGGAAGAG ATTCGTCGATTTCAGCAGAGCTGGGGAATGGACCCGTCATATATGCCGAGCAGAAAATCTTTGGAGCGTGCTG GGCGGTATGACATTGCACGAGCATTAGAGAAATGGGGTGGACTTCATCAAGTTTCTCGGCTTTTGGCACTCAAGCTTAGGCACCCTAATAGGCGGGCCAATGTTATCAGTCCCGAAGAGGAAGATAGTATTCAAAGATTTGGACATTAA